One part of the Aricia agestis chromosome Z, ilAriAges1.1, whole genome shotgun sequence genome encodes these proteins:
- the LOC121739394 gene encoding calcium-binding mitochondrial carrier protein SCaMC-2 isoform X3 — MSLELEEATVSTGDVFEDFLYILRRCLAKYLDIGEDMNVPDDFTQSELQSGKWWRHLLAGGIAGAVSRTCTAPLDRLKVFLQVNPTRENMTKCLAKMISEGGISGLWRGNGINVIKIAPESALKFAAYEQVKKLIKGEKRNQPLEIYERFVAGASAGAISQTVIYPLEVLKTRLALRKTGQYAGIMDAAKKIYAREGLKCFYKGYIPNILGIVPYAGIDLAVYETLKKKYINKYQKNNEQPGMLLLLACGSTSCTLGQVCSYPLALVRTRLQAQEKAAKGAEGTMRGAFREIVQREGLTGLYRGITPNFIKVIPAVSISYVVYEYASRSLGVNMT; from the exons TACCTGGACATCGGAGAAGACATGAACGTGCCAGATGATTTCACTCAGAGTGAGCTGCAGTCCGGTAAATGGTGGAGGCATCTGCTGGCCGGTGGAATAGCTGGCGCCGTTAGCAGAACATGCACTGCCCCCCTAGATAgacttaaagtatttttgcAG gttAATCCTACTAGAGAAAATATGACTAAGTGCTTAGCTAAAATGATAAGCGAGGGTGGTATCAGTGGGCTGTGGCGGGGGAACGGTATTAATGTTATAAAGATAGCCCCCGAGTCCGCACTCAAGTTCGCCGCGTACGAGCAAGTCAAGAAATTAATAAAGGGCGAGAAGAGAAACCAGCCTCTCGAAATATACGAGCGATTCGTGGCTGGCGCCAGCGCGGGAGCCATAAGCCAAACTGTGATCTATCCCTTGGAGGTGCTAAAGACGAGACTAGCTTTAAGGAAGACGGGCCAGTACGCCGGCATAATGGACGCGGCCAAGAAGATATACGCTAGGGAGGGTCTCAAGTGTTTTTACAAAGGATACATTCCAAACATCCTTGGTATTGTGCCTTACGCTGGTATCGATCTCGCGGTCTACGAGACGTTGAAGAAGAAGTATATCAACAAGTACCAGAAGAATAACGAGCAGCCGggcatgctgctgctgctggcCTGCGGTAGTACCTCGTGCACCCTGGGTCAAGTCTGCTCCTACCCCTTGGCGCTGGTGCGGACGAGGTTGCAGGCTCAAG AGAAAGCCGCGAAAGGCGCCGAGGGCACGATGCGCGGTGCGTTCCGCGAGATCGTCCAGCGCGAGGGACTGACGGGCCTGTACCGCGGCATCACACCCAACTTCATCAAGGTCATACCGGCCGTGTCCATATCCTACGTCGTCTACGAGTACGCTAGCCGCTCGCTCGGTGTTAATATGACGTGA